A genomic segment from bacterium encodes:
- the mutM gene encoding bifunctional DNA-formamidopyrimidine glycosylase/DNA-(apurinic or apyrimidinic site) lyase, translating into MPELPEVETIRRSLLFLEGRSIASLSFSRLAPIETTRPEALVKNFQGRKLGRLERRGKYLLIGNEEDAALVLHLGMSGRLQFFAAAPVRADKHAHMVFEFKDGSQLIYQDPRRFGTLSLSLRRERDDNAFLRRLGPDFLAEDWSAADFVARCRRHPGIDLKALTLHQGIAAGLGNIYACEALYRARLSPRRRVRRTKDAELARLWEAARATLRLGIEMGGSSLRDYFDGLGNRGVMKEYLQVYDREGMRTLDGKGTVRRMVQQGRSTWYSPEVQR; encoded by the coding sequence ATGCCGGAGCTTCCCGAAGTTGAAACCATTCGACGCAGCCTGCTCTTCCTCGAAGGGCGGAGCATCGCCTCTCTCTCCTTCTCGCGCCTCGCTCCCATCGAAACCACTCGGCCCGAGGCTTTGGTGAAAAACTTCCAGGGCCGCAAGCTTGGCAGGCTGGAAAGGCGCGGCAAATATCTCCTGATCGGCAATGAAGAAGACGCGGCCCTGGTGCTCCATCTCGGCATGAGCGGCCGACTGCAGTTTTTCGCCGCCGCTCCGGTTCGGGCCGACAAGCATGCCCACATGGTTTTCGAATTCAAGGACGGCTCGCAGCTGATCTACCAGGATCCTCGCCGCTTCGGCACTCTTTCGCTCAGCCTGCGCCGCGAGCGCGATGACAATGCCTTTCTCCGAAGACTGGGCCCCGATTTCCTCGCCGAGGATTGGAGCGCGGCCGATTTCGTCGCCCGCTGCCGGCGCCACCCGGGAATCGACCTGAAGGCCTTGACCCTTCATCAAGGAATCGCCGCCGGCTTGGGGAACATCTACGCCTGTGAAGCCCTTTACCGGGCGAGACTGAGCCCCCGCCGCCGGGTTCGCCGCACCAAGGACGCCGAGCTAGCCCGGCTCTGGGAGGCGGCCCGAGCCACCCTTCGATTGGGAATCGAAATGGGCGGCAGCAGCCTCCGCGATTACTTCGACGGCTTGGGCAATCGAGGCGTGATGAAGGAGTATCTCCAGGTTTACGATCGGGAAGGAATGAGAACTCTCGATGGAAAGGGGACGGTGCGGCGGATGGTGCAGCAGGGTCGTTCGACTTGGTATAGCCCCGAAGTGCAGCGCTAA